Proteins found in one Myxococcus virescens genomic segment:
- a CDS encoding fatty acid desaturase, giving the protein MTTAGEGEGTPIPAALNAVLLVCAMAACAGCLWLASHAERLAIQVLAAVVFSFVNNTVFSLLHEATHGVLHPVRRVNDTLGRVAAAFFPTSFTMQRAFHLNHHRHNRTHLEQFDYFRPGDNRFLKRAQWYSILTGLYWLFVPVGAVVFALVPGLLHRLRGTGTRYGEQTGADAYLGRLEAAPGGAIRAEVLLAVCVQVGLVVALDVSATGWGLCYAAFAINWSALQYADHAWSPLHVRDGAWDLRVAAPVRWLFLNYHYHRAHHRHPHVPWLYLGRYVDPEVARPSFLRIWLSMWRGPRPLPAAVEER; this is encoded by the coding sequence ATGACGACCGCGGGTGAGGGCGAGGGAACCCCGATTCCAGCCGCGCTCAACGCCGTGCTCCTGGTCTGCGCCATGGCGGCCTGTGCCGGATGCTTGTGGCTGGCGTCACATGCGGAGCGGCTCGCGATCCAGGTACTGGCCGCCGTGGTTTTCTCCTTCGTCAACAACACCGTGTTCTCGCTACTGCATGAGGCCACGCACGGCGTGCTGCACCCCGTGCGGCGGGTGAACGACACGCTGGGCCGGGTCGCCGCGGCGTTCTTCCCCACGTCCTTCACGATGCAGCGTGCATTCCACCTGAACCACCACCGACACAACCGGACGCACCTGGAGCAGTTCGACTACTTCCGGCCCGGAGACAACCGCTTTCTGAAGCGGGCGCAGTGGTACTCCATCCTCACCGGGCTCTACTGGCTGTTCGTCCCGGTGGGGGCCGTGGTCTTCGCGCTCGTTCCCGGATTGCTGCACCGGCTGCGCGGCACGGGCACCCGGTACGGCGAGCAGACGGGCGCGGACGCGTACCTTGGACGCCTGGAAGCAGCGCCTGGAGGCGCGATCCGCGCGGAGGTGCTGCTGGCGGTCTGTGTGCAGGTCGGGCTCGTGGTGGCGCTGGATGTGTCAGCGACGGGGTGGGGGCTCTGCTACGCGGCCTTCGCCATCAACTGGAGCGCGCTCCAATACGCGGACCATGCGTGGTCACCGCTGCATGTCCGTGACGGCGCGTGGGACCTGCGCGTGGCCGCTCCGGTGCGGTGGCTGTTCCTCAACTACCACTATCACCGGGCCCATCACCGGCACCCGCACGTGCCCTGGCTCTACCTGGGGCGCTACGTGGACCCGGAGGTGGCGCGACCGTCCTTCCTGCGCATCTGGCTGTCCATGTGGCGAGGCCCTCGGCCACTGCCCGCCGCAGTGGAGGAGCGATGA
- a CDS encoding Rieske 2Fe-2S domain-containing protein produces the protein MVVKIASRPEPVRHPEPGRLRAWHLVCPSEALRPGQVMRWSTGARELVLFRGRSGAVHALAAHCPHMGAHLGGGTVVGDSLRCPLHHWQFDGSGACPGKTAQRAFPVVERYGAILVFNGPVVLFPPPEVGSGALRWGTSDRFAVRCDWLPVVANAFDLEHLRTVHHRELRDAPVVERPDPFTLRVRYTSRVTGSGLSDRVMKFLSGDRIGVTLTLHGGTLLSVESDLGRTRSALLAGLHQREEGLFVRLAFAARRSRLPGVDWLALQVSRWLFTSFLRRDLSVLDGMRFNRAGAAADPVLRQVLDFTDSLPEAPDDDRG, from the coding sequence ATGGTGGTGAAGATTGCCTCGCGGCCGGAGCCTGTGCGTCACCCCGAGCCAGGCCGGCTGCGCGCGTGGCATCTCGTGTGCCCCTCCGAGGCGCTCCGGCCCGGGCAGGTGATGCGTTGGAGTACGGGCGCACGGGAGCTGGTCCTCTTCCGAGGACGGAGCGGCGCGGTCCACGCGCTCGCCGCCCATTGTCCCCACATGGGCGCGCACCTGGGGGGTGGCACCGTGGTGGGGGATTCGCTGCGGTGTCCGCTCCACCACTGGCAGTTCGACGGCAGTGGCGCCTGCCCAGGGAAGACGGCGCAGCGGGCGTTCCCCGTGGTGGAGCGGTACGGCGCCATTCTGGTCTTCAATGGCCCGGTGGTGCTCTTTCCTCCGCCAGAGGTGGGCAGCGGCGCGTTGCGCTGGGGCACGTCGGATCGCTTCGCGGTGCGTTGTGACTGGCTGCCCGTGGTGGCCAATGCCTTCGACCTGGAGCACCTGCGCACGGTGCATCATCGCGAGCTGCGGGACGCGCCGGTGGTGGAGCGCCCGGACCCGTTCACCTTGCGCGTGCGGTACACGTCCCGCGTCACGGGCAGCGGGCTCAGTGACCGGGTGATGAAGTTCCTGTCCGGCGATCGCATCGGTGTCACGCTCACGTTGCATGGCGGCACGCTCCTGTCCGTGGAGAGCGACCTGGGGCGCACGCGCAGCGCGTTGCTCGCGGGCCTTCATCAGCGCGAGGAGGGGTTGTTCGTGCGGCTGGCCTTCGCCGCGCGCCGCAGCCGGCTTCCGGGGGTGGACTGGTTGGCGCTCCAGGTGTCGCGGTGGCTGTTCACGTCGTTCCTGCGCCGCGACCTGTCCGTGCTCGACGGCATGCGTTTCAACCGGGCGGGGGCGGCGGCGGACCCGGTGCTGCGCCAGGTGCTCGACTTCACCGACAGCCTGCCGGAGGCGCCCGATGACGACCGCGGGTGA
- a CDS encoding thiamine pyrophosphate-requiring protein — protein sequence MSATVSDYLLHRLSQWGVRRIYGYPGDGINGILGALGRTSEFRFVQTRHEEMSAFMACAHAKFTGEPGVCLATSGPGAIHLLNGLYDAKLDHQPVVAIVGQQTRAALGGHFQQEVDLMSLFKDVASEYLTMVTSPSAIRHAVDRAMRVAIYERTVTCVIIPNDVQEEAYQKPPHAHGTVHSSVGSSVPRVLPRERDLRRAADVLNAGKKVAMLVGAGAQAAADEVMHVAELLGAGVAKALLGKAVLPDDLPYVTGSIGLLGTKASWDLMSDCDTLLMVGTSFPYSEFLPKEGQARGVQIDLDGRMLAIRYPMEVALVGDSQETLKALIPMLEHKKDRSWRDSVVKSVRQWEKTAEALAMDSANPVNPRRVFFELSSRLPEGVILTADSGSGTSWFAQYLKMRKGMMASLSGNLASMGCGVPYAIGAKFAFPHRPVIALVGDGAMQMNGNAELITVAKYWKEWKDPRFIVMVLNNRDLNMVTWEQRVLAGDPKLPASQDLPDFPYAAYAESLGFLGIRVDRPESLGRAWDEALSANRPVVFEAYVDPDVPLLPPHITFEQAKHYAQALAKGDVDTGGILKQSLKGMVETLLPRGGGKS from the coding sequence ATGAGCGCCACCGTCTCCGACTACCTGCTCCACCGCCTGTCCCAGTGGGGCGTCCGCCGCATCTATGGCTATCCCGGTGACGGCATCAACGGCATCCTCGGTGCGCTCGGGCGCACGTCGGAGTTCCGCTTCGTGCAGACGCGCCATGAAGAGATGTCCGCGTTCATGGCCTGTGCGCACGCGAAGTTCACCGGCGAGCCGGGCGTGTGTCTGGCCACGTCGGGGCCCGGGGCCATCCACCTGCTCAACGGCCTCTATGACGCCAAGCTGGACCACCAGCCGGTGGTGGCCATCGTCGGACAACAGACGCGCGCCGCGCTGGGCGGCCACTTCCAGCAGGAGGTGGACCTGATGTCCCTCTTCAAGGACGTGGCCAGCGAATACCTCACCATGGTGACCAGCCCCTCCGCCATCCGCCACGCGGTGGACCGGGCGATGCGCGTCGCCATCTACGAGCGCACCGTGACGTGCGTCATCATCCCCAACGACGTCCAGGAAGAGGCCTACCAAAAGCCTCCGCACGCGCACGGCACGGTCCATTCGAGCGTGGGCTCCAGCGTGCCGCGGGTGCTGCCTCGCGAGCGGGACTTGCGGCGGGCGGCGGACGTGCTCAACGCCGGGAAGAAGGTGGCCATGCTGGTGGGCGCCGGAGCGCAGGCCGCGGCGGACGAGGTGATGCACGTGGCGGAGCTGCTGGGCGCGGGCGTGGCGAAGGCCCTGCTGGGCAAGGCGGTGCTGCCGGATGACCTGCCCTATGTCACGGGCTCCATCGGGCTGCTGGGCACCAAGGCGAGCTGGGACCTGATGTCGGACTGCGACACGTTGCTGATGGTGGGCACCAGCTTTCCGTACTCGGAGTTCCTCCCGAAGGAGGGACAGGCCCGGGGCGTTCAAATCGACCTCGACGGCCGGATGCTGGCCATCCGCTACCCCATGGAGGTGGCGCTGGTGGGGGACAGTCAGGAGACGCTGAAGGCGCTGATTCCCATGCTCGAGCACAAGAAGGACCGGAGCTGGCGCGACAGCGTGGTGAAGAGCGTGCGGCAGTGGGAGAAGACGGCGGAGGCGCTCGCGATGGACAGCGCGAATCCCGTCAACCCGCGGCGCGTGTTCTTCGAGCTGTCGTCACGGCTGCCGGAGGGCGTCATCCTGACGGCGGATTCGGGGTCGGGCACGAGCTGGTTCGCGCAGTACCTGAAGATGCGCAAGGGGATGATGGCCTCGCTGTCCGGGAACCTGGCCAGCATGGGCTGCGGCGTGCCCTATGCCATCGGCGCCAAGTTCGCCTTCCCGCACCGGCCCGTCATCGCGCTGGTGGGCGACGGCGCCATGCAGATGAATGGCAACGCGGAGCTCATCACCGTGGCCAAGTACTGGAAGGAGTGGAAGGACCCGCGCTTCATCGTCATGGTCCTCAACAACCGGGACCTCAACATGGTGACGTGGGAGCAGCGCGTGCTGGCCGGCGACCCGAAGCTGCCCGCGTCCCAGGACCTGCCGGACTTCCCGTACGCGGCCTATGCGGAGTCCCTGGGCTTCCTGGGCATTCGCGTGGACCGGCCGGAGTCGCTGGGCCGCGCGTGGGATGAGGCACTGAGCGCCAACCGGCCCGTCGTCTTCGAGGCCTACGTGGACCCGGACGTCCCACTGCTACCGCCCCACATCACCTTCGAGCAGGCGAAGCACTATGCCCAGGCGCTGGCGAAGGGCGACGTGGACACGGGCGGCATCCTGAAGCAGTCGCTCAAGGGCATGGTGGAGACACTGCTGCCCCGGGGCGGTGGCAAGTCCTGA
- the mbhE gene encoding hydrogen gas-evolving membrane-bound hydrogenase subunit E: MALGIAFFVPFIAAALAVLITRLFKSWAGWVLALFPAGLAVWFGAQVPAGVQGEVPSLTLPWMPDLGIDFALRLDGLSLLMALLITGLGTLVVIYAGRYLVHHEVLGRFYGWLLLFMGGMLGIVLADNTLLLFVCWEVTTFSSFILIGFEHKEDAARESAQRALLITALGGQSLLVGLLLLGDVVGTLSISGTIAAADTVRDSPRYLAILLLVLGGAFTKSAQMPFHTWLPGAMTAPTPVSAYLHSATMVKAGVFLLARLSPVLGGTPPWETILTIVGTMTMVLGALLALGHTDLKLVLAYATVSVLGALVMLLGQGTAASIQAMVTFLTAHALYKGTLFLVAGSVDHETGTRDVAHLSGLRKRLPMTAAASTAASLSMMGLPPLFGFVGKELIYEACLKGPGGWPLAMGATVGFGGMVAAALRVGVQPFAGKTFRASKPESKVHEAPPAMWVGPALLGAAGLVLGLVPWAIQPLLAMAAVDIGGSQAGGLELTLWHGVTPALGLSVGSLVIGGGLFALRQPVLKGLRALNLSNHGPERFYQASLSGLLKLSSSMTRVIQNGSLHQYIVVTLATFGGLLALAVALRLWEWPRGVSKYVLSHEVVVLVGILAAAVLAVVSRSALTSILALGALGLAEALLYVFFGAPDLAMTQIVVQTLTVILFALVFSRFPVQPHEHRFRWWTAALPLAVGGLITWIILHVASTPSHTRLADFYATQSVPAGKGLNIVNVILVDFRAFDTLGEATVLATSGLGVFLLFRTRSQRKKRQV, translated from the coding sequence ATGGCTCTGGGTATCGCCTTCTTCGTTCCATTCATCGCCGCGGCTTTGGCCGTGCTGATCACCCGGCTGTTCAAGTCATGGGCAGGCTGGGTGCTCGCCCTCTTTCCGGCGGGGCTGGCGGTGTGGTTCGGCGCACAGGTTCCCGCCGGCGTCCAGGGGGAGGTGCCCTCGCTGACGCTGCCGTGGATGCCGGACCTGGGCATCGACTTCGCGCTGCGGCTGGACGGCCTGTCCCTGCTGATGGCGCTGCTCATCACCGGCCTGGGCACGCTCGTGGTCATCTACGCGGGGCGCTACCTGGTCCACCATGAGGTGCTGGGCCGCTTCTACGGTTGGCTCCTGCTCTTCATGGGCGGGATGCTGGGCATCGTCCTCGCCGACAACACGCTCCTGCTCTTCGTCTGCTGGGAGGTGACGACCTTCAGCTCGTTCATCCTCATCGGCTTCGAGCATAAGGAAGACGCCGCCCGCGAATCCGCGCAGCGGGCCCTGCTCATCACCGCGCTGGGCGGACAGTCCCTGCTGGTGGGCCTGCTGCTGCTGGGCGACGTGGTGGGCACGCTGTCCATCTCCGGCACCATCGCCGCCGCGGACACCGTGCGCGACAGCCCCCGCTACCTGGCCATCCTCCTGCTGGTGCTGGGCGGCGCCTTCACCAAATCAGCGCAGATGCCGTTCCACACCTGGCTGCCGGGCGCGATGACGGCGCCCACGCCCGTGAGCGCGTACCTCCACTCCGCCACCATGGTGAAGGCTGGCGTCTTCCTGCTGGCGAGGCTGTCGCCCGTCCTGGGAGGCACGCCCCCATGGGAAACCATCCTCACCATCGTGGGCACGATGACGATGGTGCTGGGCGCCCTGCTGGCGCTGGGACACACGGACCTCAAGCTGGTGCTCGCGTACGCGACGGTGAGTGTCCTGGGGGCCTTGGTGATGTTGCTGGGTCAGGGCACCGCGGCCTCCATCCAGGCCATGGTGACGTTCCTCACCGCGCACGCGCTCTACAAGGGCACGTTGTTCCTGGTGGCGGGGTCGGTGGACCACGAGACGGGCACGCGCGACGTGGCGCACCTGAGCGGGCTGCGCAAGCGCCTGCCGATGACGGCCGCGGCCTCCACGGCCGCCTCCTTGTCGATGATGGGCCTGCCCCCACTCTTCGGCTTCGTGGGCAAGGAGCTCATCTACGAAGCCTGCCTGAAGGGCCCAGGGGGCTGGCCCCTGGCGATGGGGGCCACGGTGGGCTTCGGCGGCATGGTGGCCGCGGCGCTGCGCGTGGGCGTGCAGCCCTTCGCGGGAAAGACGTTCCGCGCGAGCAAGCCGGAGTCGAAGGTCCACGAAGCGCCTCCCGCCATGTGGGTGGGGCCCGCGCTGCTCGGCGCGGCGGGGCTGGTGTTGGGCCTGGTTCCCTGGGCCATCCAGCCCCTGCTGGCCATGGCGGCGGTGGACATTGGGGGGAGCCAGGCGGGGGGCCTCGAGCTGACGCTGTGGCACGGCGTGACGCCCGCCCTGGGGTTGAGCGTGGGGAGCCTCGTCATCGGCGGGGGCCTCTTCGCGCTGCGCCAGCCGGTGCTGAAGGGCCTGCGCGCCCTGAATCTGTCCAACCACGGCCCGGAGCGCTTCTACCAGGCCTCTCTGAGCGGCCTGCTCAAGCTGTCCTCGTCGATGACACGGGTGATCCAGAACGGCTCACTGCACCAGTACATCGTCGTCACCCTGGCCACGTTCGGCGGACTGCTGGCGCTGGCCGTCGCCCTGCGGCTGTGGGAATGGCCCCGGGGCGTCTCCAAATACGTGCTGTCTCATGAAGTGGTGGTCCTGGTGGGCATCCTGGCGGCGGCGGTGCTGGCCGTGGTGTCGCGCTCGGCGCTGACGTCCATCCTCGCGCTGGGCGCGCTGGGCCTGGCGGAGGCGCTGCTGTACGTGTTCTTCGGCGCGCCGGACCTGGCGATGACGCAGATCGTGGTGCAGACGCTCACCGTCATCCTGTTCGCGCTCGTCTTCTCGCGCTTCCCGGTGCAGCCGCATGAGCACCGCTTCCGCTGGTGGACGGCGGCCCTGCCCCTGGCCGTGGGCGGGCTCATCACCTGGATCATCTTGCACGTGGCCTCGACGCCCTCGCACACGCGGCTGGCGGACTTCTACGCAACGCAGAGCGTGCCCGCCGGAAAGGGGCTGAACATCGTCAACGTCATCCTGGTGGACTTCCGGGCGTTCGACACCCTGGGAGAGGCCACCGTGCTGGCGACGTCCGGACTGGGGGTCTTTCTCCTGTTCCGCACGCGCTCGCAGCGAAAGAAGAGGCAGGTATGA
- a CDS encoding Na+/H+ antiporter subunit B — protein sequence MNPVVMHTVARLMAPVLLLVSLVLAVRGHDIPGGGFVGGLMAATAFALLMVAFGRPAARKQLRVHPTRLAAAGLLVALFSGVPPMMKGRPFLSGIWGRLPVPGTDGLKVGTPQLFDLGIYLVVLGTAMCFILGMARGEDTTAPEMGG from the coding sequence ATGAACCCCGTGGTGATGCACACCGTGGCGCGGCTGATGGCCCCGGTGCTGCTGCTCGTGTCCCTGGTGCTGGCCGTGCGTGGCCATGACATCCCCGGTGGCGGCTTCGTCGGCGGACTGATGGCGGCCACGGCGTTCGCGTTGCTGATGGTGGCGTTTGGCCGGCCCGCGGCGCGCAAGCAATTGCGGGTGCACCCCACCCGGTTGGCCGCGGCGGGCCTGCTGGTGGCGCTCTTCAGCGGCGTCCCTCCGATGATGAAAGGCCGGCCCTTCCTGTCTGGAATCTGGGGGCGGTTGCCCGTGCCGGGGACGGATGGGTTGAAGGTGGGCACCCCGCAGCTCTTCGACCTGGGCATCTATCTGGTCGTCCTGGGGACGGCCATGTGCTTCATCCTGGGCATGGCCCGGGGCGAGGACACCACGGCGCCGGAGATGGGGGGCTAG
- a CDS encoding NADH-quinone oxidoreductase subunit K gives MELFLAITVGGLFAAGFYCLMLHSIVRIALGLVLLGSATNLLIFTINGLQRGFAPLVPEGQEALSPPFADPVPQAFILTAIVINFGLLALLLVLVHRAAQETGTDDTRALRTELKDSKR, from the coding sequence ATGGAACTGTTCCTCGCGATCACCGTGGGCGGCCTCTTCGCGGCGGGGTTCTACTGCCTGATGCTCCACAGCATCGTCCGCATCGCGCTGGGGCTGGTGCTGCTGGGCAGCGCCACCAACCTCCTGATCTTCACCATCAACGGGCTGCAGCGCGGCTTCGCGCCCCTGGTGCCCGAAGGCCAGGAGGCCCTCTCCCCGCCCTTCGCGGACCCGGTGCCCCAGGCCTTCATCCTCACCGCCATCGTCATCAACTTCGGCCTGCTCGCGCTGCTGCTGGTGCTGGTGCACCGCGCCGCGCAGGAGACGGGGACCGATGACACGCGGGCCCTGCGCACCGAGCTGAAGGACTCCAAGCGATGA
- a CDS encoding proton-conducting transporter membrane subunit → MTPSALLSLPMILCLGAAAAGLLTPSRAWPRRWLALMTMVSLAGVGAMLLVTVRREGIQSMQVGGWAAPFGITLVADLLSALLVLVTGVMGLTVVSYSAATLPASKEAGAYYPLVLVLVGGVCGAFLTGDLFNLFVWIEVMLGASFVLLALEARQEQLEASIKYMSLSLMGSVVLLCAVGLLYGAAGTLNLADLAVTVPGLGTPNLMTAVSMFFLVAFALKAGAFPLFFWLPASYHTPPAAVTTLFSALLTKVGVYALARVFTLVFTQDAQLTSTLLLVMGGLTMVTGVLGAVAQYDMRRLLSFHIISQIGYLIAALGLLTRSALTALIAFLIHYIFAKSALFLVSGATARVTRTYDLHQMGNLYRTQPLLAALFFIPALSLAGVPPFSGFFAKLAVIQAALRAENWIIAGTAVVVGLLTLFSMMKIWREAFWKAPPEDQPQEPTRPLSLGDGVLGPCMAMTLFMVVLGLGAEPLLELADAAAGQLLDPEEYVRAVMGGRP, encoded by the coding sequence ATGACGCCCTCCGCACTGCTCAGCCTGCCCATGATCCTGTGCCTGGGCGCCGCGGCCGCGGGGCTGCTCACCCCGTCACGCGCGTGGCCGCGCCGGTGGCTGGCGCTGATGACCATGGTGTCCCTCGCCGGGGTGGGCGCGATGCTGCTGGTGACGGTGCGCCGCGAAGGCATCCAGTCCATGCAGGTGGGCGGGTGGGCGGCGCCCTTTGGCATCACCCTGGTCGCGGACCTGCTGAGCGCTCTATTGGTGCTCGTCACCGGGGTGATGGGCCTGACGGTGGTCTCCTACTCCGCGGCCACGCTCCCGGCGTCGAAGGAGGCGGGCGCCTACTACCCGCTGGTGCTGGTGCTGGTGGGCGGCGTGTGCGGCGCGTTCCTGACCGGAGACCTCTTCAACCTCTTCGTGTGGATCGAGGTCATGCTGGGCGCCTCGTTCGTGCTGCTCGCGCTGGAGGCCCGACAGGAGCAGCTCGAAGCGTCCATCAAATACATGTCGCTGAGCCTCATGGGCTCGGTGGTGCTGCTGTGCGCGGTGGGCCTGCTGTACGGAGCGGCCGGTACGCTGAACCTGGCGGACCTGGCCGTCACGGTGCCGGGCCTGGGCACGCCGAACCTGATGACGGCCGTGTCCATGTTCTTCCTGGTGGCCTTCGCGCTGAAGGCGGGCGCCTTTCCCCTCTTCTTCTGGCTGCCGGCCTCGTACCACACGCCCCCGGCGGCGGTGACGACGCTCTTCTCCGCGCTCCTCACCAAGGTCGGCGTCTACGCCCTGGCGCGCGTGTTCACCCTGGTCTTCACGCAGGACGCGCAGCTCACCAGCACCCTCCTGCTGGTGATGGGCGGCCTCACCATGGTGACGGGCGTGCTGGGCGCGGTGGCGCAGTACGACATGCGCCGGCTGCTGTCCTTCCACATCATCAGCCAGATTGGCTACCTCATCGCCGCCCTGGGGCTGCTCACCCGGAGCGCGCTGACGGCGCTCATCGCCTTCCTCATCCACTACATCTTCGCGAAGTCGGCGCTCTTCCTGGTGAGCGGGGCCACCGCGCGTGTCACCCGCACCTACGACTTGCACCAGATGGGCAACCTGTACCGGACCCAGCCCCTGCTGGCCGCGCTGTTCTTCATCCCCGCGCTGTCGCTCGCGGGCGTGCCGCCCTTCTCCGGGTTCTTCGCCAAGCTGGCCGTCATCCAGGCGGCGCTGCGGGCCGAAAACTGGATCATCGCGGGGACGGCTGTCGTCGTGGGCCTGCTCACCCTCTTCTCCATGATGAAGATCTGGCGCGAGGCCTTCTGGAAGGCGCCGCCGGAGGACCAGCCGCAGGAACCCACCCGGCCGCTGAGCCTGGGAGACGGCGTGCTCGGGCCCTGCATGGCGATGACACTGTTCATGGTCGTCCTGGGCCTGGGCGCCGAGCCACTGCTGGAGCTGGCGGACGCCGCCGCGGGCCAGCTGCTGGACCCGGAGGAGTACGTGCGGGCGGTGATGGGGGGACGCCCATGA
- a CDS encoding Na+/H+ antiporter subunit E: protein MTAFLWNLMLALLWAAMLGNVTSENLLTGFVIGFVLLALIDTQHGPSRYGTQAWNVVRLVARVGWDVLVANVRVAYEIATPKLLTRPAIYRYDMEARTDAEITLLTLIVTFAPGTLALEVSEDRKAIYVHVMFATTREAFCQELRERVEIPLLRALR, encoded by the coding sequence ATGACCGCGTTCCTCTGGAACCTGATGCTGGCGCTCCTCTGGGCCGCGATGCTGGGGAACGTCACTTCGGAGAACCTCCTCACGGGGTTCGTCATCGGCTTCGTGCTGCTGGCCCTCATCGACACGCAGCATGGGCCCTCGCGCTATGGGACGCAGGCGTGGAACGTGGTGCGGCTGGTGGCGAGGGTGGGCTGGGACGTGCTGGTCGCCAACGTGCGGGTGGCCTACGAGATCGCGACGCCCAAGCTCCTCACCCGGCCCGCCATCTACCGCTACGACATGGAGGCGCGCACGGACGCGGAGATCACGCTGCTGACGCTCATCGTCACCTTCGCGCCGGGCACGCTGGCCCTGGAGGTGTCCGAGGACCGCAAGGCCATCTACGTCCACGTCATGTTCGCGACCACCCGGGAGGCGTTCTGCCAGGAGCTCCGCGAGCGCGTGGAGATTCCACTGTTGAGGGCACTGCGATGA
- a CDS encoding monovalent cation/H+ antiporter complex subunit F has translation MSDWLQSITQGALGAISVSMLFSLHRLLRGPSLTDRVVALDLFSLQTSAVITVYALWMGQPELVDVALVLAVIGSMGTIVIARYLYSAQRGTP, from the coding sequence ATGAGCGACTGGCTGCAGAGCATCACCCAGGGGGCCCTCGGGGCCATCTCCGTCTCGATGCTGTTCTCGCTCCACCGGCTGCTCCGGGGGCCGTCGCTGACGGACCGGGTGGTGGCGCTGGACCTCTTCTCGCTCCAGACGTCGGCGGTCATCACCGTCTACGCCCTTTGGATGGGACAGCCCGAGCTGGTGGACGTGGCCCTGGTGCTGGCCGTCATCGGGTCCATGGGCACCATCGTCATCGCCAGGTACCTCTACAGCGCGCAGAGGGGCACGCCATGA
- the mnhG gene encoding monovalent cation/H(+) antiporter subunit G has product MKEVITAVLLVLGALLMLLAGLGLFRMPDLFLRLHGAAKASSLGVGLLMGAAALGLGDVSVVARAALGVTFVFVMTPVATLLIAQAAFRAGIPLWERTHQNDLEEHHPAGGPYEPRLGPDGEE; this is encoded by the coding sequence ATGAAGGAAGTCATCACCGCGGTGTTGCTGGTGTTGGGGGCGTTGCTGATGCTCCTGGCGGGGCTGGGCCTGTTCCGGATGCCGGACCTGTTCCTGCGGCTCCACGGGGCCGCGAAGGCGTCCTCGCTGGGCGTGGGCCTGCTGATGGGCGCGGCGGCGCTGGGCTTGGGAGACGTCAGCGTGGTGGCCCGCGCGGCGCTGGGCGTCACCTTCGTCTTCGTCATGACGCCCGTGGCCACGCTGCTCATCGCGCAGGCCGCGTTTCGCGCCGGCATCCCGCTCTGGGAGCGCACGCACCAGAACGACCTGGAGGAACACCACCCCGCTGGAGGTCCGTACGAGCCGCGCCTGGGGCCCGACGGCGAGGAATGA
- a CDS encoding cytochrome C oxidase subunit IV family protein, whose translation MRGGVRVLAVGAVLLALATLSFGLSRLHLGAWAVPVALGIALCKAVLIAFFFMHLAERAGGPRLVIGTAGVFVGILVGLVLAEAAARAWPTLPPGPFPVSRLPGTERSGPPRVAPPWLPLP comes from the coding sequence ATGCGGGGCGGGGTCCGGGTGCTGGCCGTCGGAGCCGTGTTGCTGGCGCTGGCCACGTTGTCTTTCGGGCTGTCGAGGCTGCACCTGGGGGCGTGGGCGGTGCCAGTCGCGCTGGGCATCGCGCTGTGCAAGGCCGTGCTGATTGCCTTCTTCTTCATGCACCTGGCGGAGCGGGCCGGCGGGCCCCGGCTCGTCATCGGCACCGCGGGTGTCTTCGTTGGCATCCTCGTGGGGCTGGTGTTGGCGGAAGCCGCGGCCCGGGCGTGGCCGACGCTGCCGCCAGGGCCCTTTCCCGTGTCGCGGTTGCCGGGCACCGAACGAAGCGGCCCCCCTCGCGTGGCGCCGCCCTGGCTGCCGCTGCCCTGA
- a CDS encoding cytochrome c oxidase subunit 3, protein MRHEASPRPVEPRALHFGDEASRQDAAHLGMWIFLATEVLLFSVLFTAYALYRLTYPGVFQQAPAHMDVFLGTLNTFVLVVSSILVALAVDAIRNGRDFAAAALLALSVLLGIAFLFIKAAEYTKHVHDGALPGAWYAYEAFALPGANLYFTLYWVMTGLHAVHVLVGVGVLVTLALRTLAGEFGARFHTPVELGGMYWHLVDVVWLFLWPLLYLT, encoded by the coding sequence ATGCGGCATGAGGCGAGCCCGCGCCCGGTGGAGCCTCGTGCCCTCCACTTTGGAGACGAGGCGTCCCGTCAGGACGCCGCGCACCTGGGCATGTGGATCTTCCTGGCCACGGAGGTGCTGCTCTTCTCGGTGTTGTTCACCGCGTATGCCCTGTACCGGCTGACGTATCCCGGTGTGTTCCAGCAGGCGCCCGCGCACATGGACGTGTTCCTGGGGACGCTGAACACCTTCGTGCTGGTGGTCAGCAGCATCCTCGTGGCGCTCGCGGTGGATGCCATCCGGAATGGACGCGACTTCGCCGCGGCGGCGTTGCTCGCGCTGTCGGTGCTGCTGGGCATCGCGTTCTTGTTCATCAAGGCCGCGGAGTACACGAAGCACGTGCATGACGGGGCGCTGCCCGGCGCCTGGTACGCCTATGAGGCGTTCGCCCTTCCCGGCGCCAACCTCTACTTCACGCTGTACTGGGTGATGACAGGCTTGCACGCGGTGCATGTGCTCGTGGGGGTGGGCGTGCTCGTCACGCTGGCGTTGCGGACGCTGGCGGGGGAGTTCGGGGCCCGCTTCCACACGCCCGTGGAGCTGGGTGGGATGTACTGGCACCTGGTGGACGTCGTCTGGTTGTTCCTCTGGCCACTGCTGTACCTGACGTGA